ACACAAATTTAGGATCAAGAAGGACTCCCCAAGGTATTATAGAATTTAATCCTTCTGTTATAGGAGAACCTAGTGGGGGCGTAAAAGTCACTACTTCACCCGTAACTTCTTTAGGAAGATTAGCAGTAGGTGAACTCATGGGGCAGCTTATTATTGTTCCTGGAACATCGTTTCTCGTATTTTTTAAAAGTGAATCTATGGCAGAAGCAACATTTGATATTATATGGTTTGAGAGTAAAGAGATTATTTGTTAAATAAAGTCCAACTCAAATAGTTAGTAGGGTTGATTTATTAAAGGGACTAGTCCAAAAGTTTTTTTAAAAAACGGATCTTGTTATAATCAAAAGCCAAGAGTGATATGAAATTAACTCTCGGCTTTTAGTTTTAAGTAATTTTTTATTCAAATTGACTTTCTAGACAGAGGCTATCTTGTTTATTCGTACATTTTTCCTTCTGAATCAATATAGTATGTTTTAAAGACAGAGCGTTGAAAGGGATTTCCCTTATCTGTCTGACCTTCAATATCCAGTTCGATGTAATACATGCCTTCACCTTGATTTACGATAGGGACTTCATTTTTTTCTGAAACTGTTTGATTAACGATTATAGATGACAATCGTTGATTTTGAGAGCAGTGGTCAATACATAATTTGCAAAATTGAGAACTTATCGGAATTGAACAATTGAAACAAAAGGTTGATTGTTTTTTATTAATCCTAAATGTTAAATCACTTAAGAAAAATACGTGCATAAAAAAACCTTCTTGTAAGCTTTGAAATGCTTTTACTTGCCACATGCCGGTTTCAGGGTGATTAATAGATATGAAGAAATTGAAAGAATTTGTGAAGAAAGATTGTTCATTTTTTGATACGGAAAAGTGGCTGAAAATGTGCCCTGATGGACTAATGAGAGATAATGTTGTGCTTTCCTTACTTCCAATCCAATTTAAATGGAATTTTCTAGTTGTATCATCAATATAAAATGTTTCCACATGTTGGTTTTGAAACATACCTCCACGAAATAAAACAGATTTCTTCTCTTGTATCATTGGATTTGGTATGATGTTTTTCGGTTTTCTATCATTAAAATAAGATGATAATTCCTCGAAAACCTTTTCTCCCTGCTTTATAGAATAGTGGTCCCAATTGCCAACTGCTACTTGTGTTGCATAAGGAAGTTGAGAACTTTTGACTGTCACAGCTCCATCATTTTCTCCATATTGACTCAAATACAACCCTCCCCAAAAAAGCTTACTCGTCATTTTTCCACGGTCATTTCCTATTAGGGTAAAATAATCATTTTTTTTAATTATTTCTTTTTTATCAGTTAAGTGACGAAAATAACGCATGTAGCTAGTTTGAAGGCAATAGGTCGCCTCATTCTTCATTCCAACAAGGTTAGCTAACCATTGTGCCCATTTACTATAAGCAAGATCAGCAAGCTCAGAACCATAGTTAGGGGTG
This portion of the Bacillus carboniphilus genome encodes:
- a CDS encoding esterase/lipase family protein, encoding MKLLMFVLLLISTSALYLYIKQKQSINRRNNKHNWFQGKFPKEELIEHYPLVFVHGLEGDAEDWITNNEMDELVWKKGYLSAYVQLYPKKNMWVNGEELANSLKQIYNFFEKELIVIGHSKGGIDAQAALVHFDSSPYVKSVFMLATPNYGSELADLAYSKWAQWLANLVGMKNEATYCLQTSYMRYFRHLTDKKEIIKKNDYFTLIGNDRGKMTSKLFWGGLYLSQYGENDGAVTVKSSQLPYATQVAVGNWDHYSIKQGEKVFEELSSYFNDRKPKNIIPNPMIQEKKSVLFRGGMFQNQHVETFYIDDTTRKFHLNWIGSKESTTLSLISPSGHIFSHFSVSKNEQSFFTNSFNFFISINHPETGMWQVKAFQSLQEGFFMHVFFLSDLTFRINKKQSTFCFNCSIPISSQFCKLCIDHCSQNQRLSSIIVNQTVSEKNEVPIVNQGEGMYYIELDIEGQTDKGNPFQRSVFKTYYIDSEGKMYE